A stretch of DNA from Pygocentrus nattereri isolate fPygNat1 chromosome 14, fPygNat1.pri, whole genome shotgun sequence:
CTTCGCAAGTGTttttcttaaagctttcatgaATCCGGCCTCAGATTTGAGAGCCACTGGTGTAGTCAGTATAAATTCAGAGATCATCACTGTTCAAAGTGAGTTACACAGTTTCGCTCCTCATTTTGCTTTGTAGGTGCAGCTGGTTGGCCTTGATGAGGAGAGCTCTGACTTTGTGTGCAGGAACACATTTGATCATCCATATCCCACCACTAAGATCATGTGGATTCCTGACACTAAGGGGGTCTACCCAGACCTGCTGGCCACCAGCGGAGATTACCTGCGGATCTGGAGGGTACGTACACTCAGGCTGGGTATTGTCAGCAGTATGATACTCGTGCCactatttgttattttatagttGGATCACAATATGTAACGTTTGTACCCCCACTGGTCGAGTCTTTGCCGTCGCCAGTGTGTAGCTGTTCAGTCATGCTTTTATCTTCAtaagtatgtgtttgtgtttttgcttaATAAGGACTTTGTTCCAGCATCAAAACCTTGAGCCGCTAACATAAGtcacaatgtatttatttattatttattatccctAGCATTTCCATACGAGAAATTGTATATTAAATACAATACATAACTGCTTACTGTAACTGAATgtaatgtacagtatatattgTGTTTAGTATTTTGCAAATATTAGCAATAGTGCAAAACACGCAGTGCAAATGTGTTACATTTATGCCTATTATGGCACAtctatgaaatatttaaatatactaACAATATGTGCACAACTACAAATATATCTATGAATGATGCATAtataattcatttatatttatgcctgttatggcacatttgcactgtatattttgcattattgcagccatttgcacttctggtagacGCATTTTGTTACCTTgatcttgtctgtctgtctcataAAATTTAAATGATTACTTTAAATGCAGAGAAATGAAGTGTTAACAGCGCTGACTGGCTGAAGACCCCATCTTCAGCTCTATAGTCATGACAACAACCAAGCCTCATGTTCTGCACTCATGCATGAGCAATTATGTGAACCCAGAAGTGaaaattaagcttttttttctctaattttaaataataaaaaggatCATTTTTCCTCCTCTTATATCCCCCAGTTGAACACTGGCTATTAGTGTTATTAGTATaattaaattaagaaaaaaggttttggaagatatttttaaatgaaaatcactTACTGCAGGCAGGATTTACATCTGCTAAGGCTAGACCCAAATGcccccccagccccccacccccctccgaAACGAAGGTGCCAAAGAACGAGAGCCatagaagagccatttttggtTCCTTTTTAAGAACTGTGTTTGAAAAGAGACCCTTAAACATGATGTTAACGTTTTAtaccaattaaaaaaatgtaagctgtttatttatatggaggttctttaacTTGATCTACACTGGTTGGGGTGCAGGTATGCGTACACTCGTAAAAATAAAGGTTGCTCAAAGGAACTTGGCATAGACATACAGTTGACAAAAAATTGAATTGGTTGACCTGTACATTGTGTTGAGGTTCTTGAAATTTTAGTTCTTTAATTCTTTAAACTATCCATTGAACAGTTCTTTAGGGAGCATAGAGGTTTTTCTGTGGCATCTTCAGAGAACTCTGACTGTGTTTTATGTACTTACTCTCACTCCACCTCTGTTTCAGGTGAATGACACGGAGACTCGTCTTGAATGCCTtctgaacaacaacaaaaattcaGACTTCTGTGCCCCTCTGACTTCTTTTGACTGGAATGAGGTTGACCCCAATCTTCTAGGTAAGACGCTATACATGTTCACACTGTATGCTAAACTTTAAATTgtgttcatttgtgtgtgtatcattCTGAGTTCTCAGTAGATTGTCCAGTTaagtaagtctgtgtgtgtctctttctctcttatccGAGTCTTATGTTTGTATTATATGATCCTTTAGGCACATCCAGTATTGACACCACCTGCACCATCTGGGGTTTGGAGACAGGGCAGGTGCTGGGAAGGGTGAACCTGGTGTCTGGCCACGTCAAGACTCAGCTCATCGCACACGACAAAGAGGTGAGAGCTGGATTTGTGAGAGagatctccaccacctccatcCCATCTTATAAtgaatactgtaaatgtatgcATTTCCCCACTTTAGTTTAATTTTATTCTCCAGTACTTTCGGTACCTTAAATCGTCTTTTAAACCGGCACACTGGAGTTGCTCACTCGGCCTTGAGGACCACATTTGAGGAAAAAATGGGACATAAACGTAAAGCAATTTAGGAAAGTATGGTTTAGTGCAGCAAAAATGATggttatttaattaattaatctgtttttgttaacctatttatttatttatttatttatttatttatttcattgttttttattttgtaatattcaaCAATGACAACATAGTACAGTGTAAACTAATATAAGACAACTCTTTCTTCGGTTTTCCTACACCCTAGACCCATCTTTGTCTCTCTGCTCCACTCAAACcaatataataaaacagtaataataaacacaagtacaaatacaaaaagaagGTAGATAAAATACCTTGgtgaatagaaaataaaattggCACATGTACATAcccatacatacacaaacatatatgAATTTGTATacatacatctatacatacatgcatacttacatatacatacatacatacatacacctacatatacatacatacatacatacatacatacatacatacatacacatacatgcatacatacatacatacacctacatatacatatacatacagctacatatacacacagtaccaaactgtattaataataatgttagaAATTACCTCCATTATAGTAACATTGAAACTCTATTTCTAGATCAGTCATGTTtccattatatatatttttattttactttatttatttatttattatttttcccctTCCCTTTAAATAGTCACCCCAGAGGAGCCTAAGCCAGTTCAGTCTCAGCCATCAAATTTATAGCCCTAAAACTAGGGCAGTAGCTGGAGTTCAGCATTGCATAGAAGTCATATGATATATTATAAAGAAACAGGTCGAGGGTCTCTTCAATCGGAAGTGTAAAAACCCTCAAAGTATTTTATAAAAGGTAGCCAGGTGTCAAAAAACTTATCTTTTGAGCCTCTTATAGTGAACTTAATCTTTTCTATTTGAATGTGGGCCATAACTTCATTAATCCATCTGCTGTGTGTTGGGGGGAGGTTAGCCCCCTTCCAGTTTAAAAGAATTAGGCGTCGTGCTAGCAGGGTGGAGAAGGCGATAACGTGACATTTGTCTTTAGTTAGAGATGATCCTTCAGGTCATGTACCAAATAGAGCCAGTAGAGTATGTGGACCAATTACAACACCATGGATGTCATTAAAGGTCTTAAATGTACTCCTCCAGAACTCCTCCAGTCTAGGGCACGACTAGAACATATGGGCTAAGGTAGCTGGTGTTTGCTTACATCTATTGCATGCAGAGCTGGTATTAGGAAAAAATTTTGCCAATTTGGAATTAGTGAAATGGAGCCTATGGAGTATCTTAAATAGCATCAACCCATGTCTTGCACAAGGGGACGATGAGTGCACCTGGTGAAGAACGCCATCCCAATCAGCATCAGAGAGAGCTATAGTTAAGTCCTGCTGCCATGCAGCCCTAAGATGCTCTAGCATCTGAGGATTTATAGAGCtaacagtaaaatatatatgGGAAATAGTGCCACGTTTATTTGGATTTAAACTCAACAACATATCAACTATTGACAGTGGAGGTAAACTAGGGAATGAGCCTGAATGCTTTTTGAGTAAAGCTCCTTATGAAGATACCTGAAAAAGTGGCTTCGCGGTAGCTTAAATCTTTGGGAAAGTTCGGTGAAAGATAGGAATGAGTTATCTGAAAACAGATCCTTTAAGCTTCTAATTCCCTTCTTGTACCATATGCAAAAAGCCGAGTCGGAATAGGAAGGCACGAACAAGTGGTTTGACACTATAGGACTCAAAACTGAGATTGATTGTAACCGAAAGTGTTTCTGGAATTGAGACCAAATTTTTAAGGTATGGGTGACTACAGGATTAAGAAAACAAAGAGAGGTGCCTCCAGTTGTGGGAAGAGAAGAGCATACCAAAGAGCTTAAACAGAATTGGCTGCGAGACCTCTCTGTATACACCCATATTGGGATAGAAGGGGAGTCTTCTGGGGACATCCAAAAAGCTGTCTTTTGAATATTGCATGCCCAGTAGTAAAATAAGAGATTAGGTAGTGCCATTCCACCCTGCTGCCCTGGTCTCTGCAAAAAGGTTACTTAAAGCAATAAGCAATCTTTGGGGATAAAGCAAACTTTATCCCCAAAGAAATGCAGTAATCAATTTATCAATATTATTAAAGAAACCCTTTCTAATGAAAACAGGGATATTGGAAAATCTGTATAGAAAACGGGGTAGAATTGTCATTTTAACTAAATTAACTCGCCCTACTAAAGAGAGTGGCAGTGTGGACCATCTTACAAAATCTTTCCTGGTACAGTCATAGAGGGGGACAAGGTTAGTCAATGAGAGCTTCGAGGGAACGTGCGATCATTATGCCCAGATATTTAAATCCACTGTACTTTAGCTTAAAAGGAATGATTGAGTTGGGTAATCCATTAATTTGCGAGTTGATAGGGAAATACTGGCTTTTCTGTAAGTTTTGTTTGTAGCCAGAGAATTTCCCAAAGTTCTCTAAAATGGAGAGAATGTGGGGGACTTATGACAGGGGGTTTGAGACATAAAGCAGGAGGTCATCTGCGTACAGCGAGATCTTATGTTCAATACCCTTATGGCAAATACCTCTGAAGTCAGAACATTGTCTCAGAGCTACGGCCAATGGTTCTGTCACCAAACTTTTCAAGAGTAAGGAAGAGAAGAGTAAGCCCATTCTACTCTATCAAATGCCCTTTCTGCGTCAAGAGACTATTATTTCTTGAGCATCCAAAGGAGATTCcatataaattacattaaataagcGCCTAAGATTACAGAAAGACTTGCGTCCTTTTATAAAGCCTGTTTGATCCATCAAGATGATTGAGGGTAAACCTaaatttaaaagtgaaataggTTGGTACGAACAAAGACATGAAGAAACTACAGAATCTGTCATTGATATCTTTATGGTTATGTAATATGGCACCATCTGAGGACTGTATCTGTGTTATCATTCTAGATGCAGTGGACTGGCGAGCTTGTAAGGCTAAAAGTTTACTCTCTTTATCACCAAATTCATAAAATGTATGTCGCATTCTTAGCAGTCTCTGTTCCTCCTGAGAAGTGGAAATTAAATTGTATTCAGTTTGAAGCCGCACTCTTTCTTTAAACAGGGTAGAGTTGGAGGACATGACACATTGCTCATCCAAATTAAATATAGCGTCTGATAGCTCCTTTAATTTGGCTGTCTCTTGCTTTTTAATCTGAGAGGTAAAAGAAATTATTTGACCTCATATATATGCCTTAAGGGTCTCCCATAGAATAGATCTTGATATTTCTGGGGTATCATTGGTGTCCAAGAAAAACTTTATTTCACTGGTTATAAATGCTAAGAATTTATTACCAGAAAGCAAAAGAGGGTTCAATCGCCATGGATCAACAGCCGGTGGTTCATCAGGGAAGATGAGCTCAAATGAACATGGAGCCTGGTCAGAAATGATAATACTATATTATGGTACGTGTTTGATAAAATAAAGGGCAACAAGTTTTTATCgaccagaaaaaaaatctatatgaCTATATGAGTGCTGTGCTGGCGGGGGGATGGAGGCTTTTGAAGTTGGATAAAAGAATCTCCAGGGGTCTAATAGTCCACACTGCTCACAGACGTTCTGAATCAGTAAGGCTGATTTTGAGAGCTGGGCATTTTTGACCGGTCTAACATTGGATCAAGCACACAATTAAAATCTCCACCTataattactgaatatttatttgttaCCGGAATTCTGGCAATAAAAATTAATGTCCTAAAAACTTGGGGCATAAATATTCACAAGAGCGATCGGTTTCCCAAAAAGctgccaaaatatttttttatatattcaaAATGTTCTATGTAACATCTGCATTGCTTTACCCCCTGGTATTTGGTGGGGTCTCACATTGGCTGGCAACTACAGTGTTGGTTGGCCGGCAGTGCACTCAGTATAGCGGTGCTGATGGCAGCAAAATGTTTAGTTTAACTGTTCTTCCTCTGGAAAAGCTCTTTTTTTTTGAGTTATTCAGGGGGTCTGCGGGGTTAATACATTTTTAGGATTAAACAGGTAAAGTCAACATCTCGACCTCACATTGTGAGAACCGCACAATATGGAAAGTGGCAGACTTTTGTATTTCTTGAGTCAGGTTCAGATTCAAATCATCTTGAAATGGTTAtggttgggttcagacagattGTTTTTGATCTTGGGTCAGACACTGACTCAAAACGCGGTCCTGAAAATTCTCAGGCTGTATTCAGGTTCAGACCAAAGTTTCAGGCATGATTAAAATCACTTGTAATCACTTGCAACGTGAATGAATAACAATTTGGTGCAGTACTTTCTGGAAACACGAAGacattattaaattgtaaatatgcTGTATACATTTCATTTATAGTAATTTTCTGTTATCTGCCCTGAAATTTTCACTTTTCAAATATATGACACACatgttcctgttttttcacacctttctcattcattttagaatctgctctgttcatcattctggtcACATCTGAAAGTTCCTATCTATGAAGTAGTAGAACATCATAATAGAATTATTGCACACACATCAACTTTGATTTtctattattgaaaacattcattcattccagATGCTTTGAATAGTCATGCAAGTATAATGTCCATCCATGTGATTGGCTGCAGGTTTATGACATTGCGTTCAGTCGCGCGGGTGGAGGGCGGGACATGTTCGCATCCGTGGGAGCAGACGGCTCAGTGCGGATGTTTGACCTCCGTCACCTAGAGCACAGCACCATCATCTACGAGGACCCTCAACACCACCCGCTACTCCGCCTCTGCTGGAACAAACAGGACCCCAACTACCTGGCCACCATGGCCATGGATGGCATGGAGGTAACCTTAAACAGGAATTCAGCTGCTTCATGGCCAAAGTCTGTATGGGAAGTCTGTTTCCTGAGTGACCAACttgggcagttatttccactcGTACAAGACCAGACTCACATCACTACACGGTCAAATCTCCACAACGAGTGGTTCTTTTCCTGCTTATGCAGGCTATTCGTTCTTTATCTTGAAGAGCGTGACCATATATATAATAAAGCTGCCAGTGACAACCAGTGCAGGAAAGTATAGAAAGCATCTGATTCTCATTGTGTTGTTTTGTCTGTACAGCAGCAGCTAACTTTTGGTTCAGGATGCATAGATCAGTTTTTTTATGACTGGTTCTGACAGTTTGCGGTCTTTTGTTGTTACATGCTTGTGTCATTCTCCGCTCATTAGTCACTGCAGTGGTAAATTTTTAGTAGTCTGTATTAAACTCAGTATCTGCCCTCAGGTGGTCATTCTGGATGTGCGTGTGCCCTGCACGCCGGTGGCTCGGCTGAATAATCACCGCGCATGTGTGAACGGCATTGCCTGGGCTCCACACTCCTCCTGCCACATCTGTACAGCAGGTAAGAGACCAGCACAGCTGTTCCCACAGTACACTTCTGCCATTCATTTTCTATATTACTGGAAAAATAGAAGCAACTGAAAGTAGTAGTAAGTGAAATGAGTAAGTTTTCAGTTAATTACTGGGACCATTTTGAGTTTCAGTTTGTAAACATGTCTGTTATTGCTGGTTGCAGTAAGTTTTCTGATGGACACGAATGAATAAACAATAACTTTATCTTTGGAAGTAGTAAATAAACAAGATGCGTATAAATTGTATTCTGAGTGTCTCAGACCTGCTTTTGAGCTTTGAACATTGGCCTCCAgtccaaaacaaaataaacaaacttcaaacaccTGACATATCTTGGCAGATCTATTAGATTGGTGGTGAATTGGGGGGGGGACACTTTTAGATTTTTGGTCGGTCCTCTTTACCTGGTCCCCTCTCTTTTAATTTCCACTGTAGCGGACGATCACCAGGCGCTGATCTGGGACATCCAGCAGATGCCACGGGCCATTGAGGACCCCATCCTGGCATACACGGCTGAGGGAGAAATCAACAACGTGCAGTGGGCATCCACCCAGCCCGACTGGATAGCTATCTGCTATAACAACTGCTTGGAGATCCTGCGGGTTTAACAACGAAGCTGATACTGGCCCTTACTCTGCGCACACCGAGAGCAGGGCTAGTCCCAGTGCAAGAGAacaggaggagggggaggaggaggaggaggtggaagaGGAAGGGGAAGGAGGGAGCGGCTGGTTTCTGTGCTGTTGTAGAGGTCTTGAGGTTGCCGGAGGGTTTGGGTAGTGGAGAAGATTCTGGGGTTGAGGAGGGGGGTGgcagtggggtggggggtgtcgGGTGTCGGGTTTGCGTGTGCACACGTGAAAGAATTTGTTTATAGATGCGTGTGAATGTTTGGTTTTGCTGcatttcatttctgtttgtcctTCATTCTGTGTTATTATTCTTGTATTAGGCTCATATTGGGGTCCTTTCTTCAGTTTGCTGTGTAATTATCTCAGTTTTCTATTGCGATGGAATTACGATGTGTGTAGACCAGTCAATGCAACAGACACAGCAGCATTTCCAGACcagtgggagaaaaaaaacatcaaaaatatgcTCTCAATGTTACTCACTGTAAGTGTACTACGTTTCTAGTAGAAAAGACTATAGTTATAAAGCAGCCAGTGTTGAGATTACCTTGgaatgatgcttttttttttttttttttttttattagcttGTGGCCAATATTTATCATCTGAGCAAAGTTTGGAAGTAAAAATTTGCTGAAATATGCCAAAAGCTCCTT
This window harbors:
- the dcaf7 gene encoding DDB1- and CUL4-associated factor 7 isoform X1; the encoded protein is MSLHGKRKEIYKYEAPWTVYAMNWSVRPDKRFRLALGSFVEEYNNKVQLVGLDEESSDFVCRNTFDHPYPTTKIMWIPDTKGVYPDLLATSGDYLRIWRVNDTETRLECLLNNNKNSDFCAPLTSFDWNEVDPNLLGTSSIDTTCTIWGLETGQVLGRVNLVSGHVKTQLIAHDKEVYDIAFSRAGGGRDMFASVGADGSVRMFDLRHLEHSTIIYEDPQHHPLLRLCWNKQDPNYLATMAMDGMEVVILDVRVPCTPVARLNNHRACVNGIAWAPHSSCHICTAVADDHQALIWDIQQMPRAIEDPILAYTAEGEINNVQWASTQPDWIAICYNNCLEILRV
- the dcaf7 gene encoding DDB1- and CUL4-associated factor 7 isoform X2 — translated: MSLHGKRKEIYKYEAPWTVYAMNWSVRPDKRFRLALGSFVEEYNNKVQLVGLDEESSDFVCRNTFDHPYPTTKIMWIPDTKGVYPDLLATSGDYLRIWRVNDTETRLECLLNNNKNSDFCAPLTSFDWNEVDPNLLGTSSIDTTCTIWGLETGQVLGRVNLVSGHVKTQLIAHDKEVYDIAFSRAGGGRDMFASVGADGSVRMFDLRHLEHSTIIYEDPQHHPLLRLCWNKQDPNYLATMAMDGMEVVILDVRVPCTPVARLNNHRACVNGIAWAPHSSCHICTAADDHQALIWDIQQMPRAIEDPILAYTAEGEINNVQWASTQPDWIAICYNNCLEILRV